The Manis javanica isolate MJ-LG chromosome 13, MJ_LKY, whole genome shotgun sequence region GCTCAGACCTGTTCCCCAGGAGTCCCGCCTGCTGCTGTAAGCAGGCGCTCTCAAGGATTATGTCCCGCCCCCTGCCGGCCCCCAGACAACACAGTCCTGCCTGCTAAGTGTTAATTGGGCCTGTTTTTGTCCCGGAAGGCTCCTGGGAGGCAGGCCAGGCAGGCGTCTGCGGGAGGTACCTGCTGGCACACAGCTTGCCAGGCTTCTGGGCAGGTGGCGGCGCAGGGGGCCCTATTACCTGGGAGCCTGTGTTCCAAAGCTGCCGGCCCCTGGCTGCAGGATGCAGGTGGCCTCTGAATGCTGTTCTCTGCAAGGACTCAGGCGTCTGGGCCAGTGCCCACAGCCCCCTTCATGGCAGGGGGACCCCGGGGGTGGCCTCCGCGGGTCAAGGCACACCTGGATGAGTGGTCACTGCTGATGGTCAGAGCCACACGTGAGCCGGTGGAGAAGAGTAACAGACTCAAGGGCAGCCTGCGAGCAGGGCTGTGGCCTTTCCTCGCCGAGAGACGTGTTTCTGGGTCCTTTACATGCAAACCTCACCCACGGCCCGGCCGCTGGGTGAAGGCGATGGAGGCGAAAGGCCCCCTTTTGGGTCCTGCACACCTTGGCCTCTCATGACTTATTGCCCACGCCTGGACCGTATTTGATTTTAGTAGCTCTCTTTTCGAGTCATCCTAGTCTTTAAACGAGTAAATTGTCTTAGAAAAGTAAGCCAGTTCTCCTGTACTCCTGTTTCCGTGGCTTACGGTCAGATTGTGGCTGTTCTGTGATGTGGCCAGGGATTCTCCGATGTGACTCCCATCAAGAGAGGTGGgatccctgtcccctcccctgaaTCAGTGGGATCCTGCCAGTTTTACCTAATTCTCTGCAGCAGACAGAGTGCCCTGAGACCTCCAAGTCGTCAGACTGGCCTGGCGCCTGGGCCCTTCATCAGTACCCCTGCCACCACGCTGAGGGAGCCCAGCCACATGGGAGGCCACCAGCCCACTGAGCCTGTCGGAAGACTCCAGGCAGCCCAGATGTGGAGCCGGGGCGGCCACCCGCCATGCAGTCTGGCTCCTGACCCTCAGAGGCTGATGAATGGTGGTGGCTCTGTCCCCAAGTTGGGGTGGCTTGTTCAGCAGTAGATAACCTGAATGTTCCGTGAACCGCTGTAACAGGCCCAGTGGGCATAAACGCACCTGGCTGCGGGGACACATTGGGCATATCCTGCTAAGGGCAGGGGTTGGTGGGGGGGGCCCTGCTGGAAGGGTCTATGGTTGAGGGGGCTTGTGGATTGTGATGTTCCCTTGTCCCCTTCCTGTCCCCCACAGGGGGCATCACGATGCCCGAGTGTCCACAGGGTTCCTGCTTCTGGGACCAGTAACTGCAAAGTGTCCTTGTGACATGAAAAGACAGTTCATTCCTGGTCTTGGGACACAGTGGGGCTGGTCTGTGGTGGAAGTGCAGGCTTGCTGCAGGTCACAATGGGCTGTGCTTGCCAAGTGCCTTATCGACCTCTCAGCATACTCAGAGCCAGGGACACTGGGGCCCTGggttacagatggggaaaccggGGCCACGCGGCAGCTGGGAGGTCCCCGCTGTGTCCCAAGACTCAGAGGACCCGCATACACTCCTAATTTAGTTCCTGCAGCACCCACCTGTTGCTCATTCCTCTTCCTAAACCATCTCCAGAATCTTCCGTGGCTCCCACTGACCACAGGATAGGGTGAAAATGTCAGGTGGCACCACCCCAGGCAAGGTGAACCCCACCCCACATCCCACGCACTGTCCTGGGGCCCCCAACATGCTGCCCTCCAGAAACAGGCGGGAAGGTGTGATGGGGGTGGCCCTCGACTTCCTATTGTGCAGTGGGGCTGGTCTGTGGTGGGGGTGCAGGCTCGCTGCAGGTcactcctgcccctgccctgccctgcccaccccacctacTCCATTGGGCCCTGCTCTGGCGCCCCAGCTTGGGAGTCAGCCCCTATTCCAAGGCTCATCACTTTAGCCTAGTTCTGTGTGCAGGCCCCCTGTCCCCTGGCACCAGCCTTGCCAGATAAACtgcaggacacccagttaaatctGGATTTCTGGTAATTCTACTTAAATCACCCCTCTTCCCCCGCCAAACTGGGTCATTTCCAAGTCACTCCCTGGCATCGTCATTTCATTCAGGAAATACCTTCTGAATGAATGAGCCTCTGGTGGCTGAATGACCAGCAATGTATTTCCCTCTCGCCTCCCGCGTAAGTGTGTACCACTCAAATTACCCAGGAGATTCATGAGCCTGCTGGGGAGAACCTCAGATCCGTCAACAGAATGGCTGGATGAGTTACATCCCATGCATGGGAATACTTGACTAAGCTCCTAGGAGTTGAGTCCCAGCTGTGTCCACAATGCCCAGCCCTTCCCAGGTGGGGCACAcaataggtgctcaacaaatgcttATGTACGAACCAACCACTGACTCCCAAGGTGAACTTCCACAGTAAAAAAGCATAACCTGGCCACTGGTTCCAGTCCTAACTCCCCAACCCCGAGCGGGGCAAATCCCCTCCCAGACCCTCAGTCTCCTTTTTGACCAAAGGGGAAGTCACGAACCCCCACTGTGGACCAGGTTTACTAACTGGGGCCCAGCAGGTGCTGGGCCTTAACAGCTGCTTGTCTAGGTGGGAGAAAGGGCGCCAGACCTTTGGGGTGCGGGTTCTGTCCTCTGTCACTTCCCTGTAATTGCTCAGAAGAGCaaactgagacccagaagagTGGGGCAGTGTGGGGGCTCTGGGACACCCCGAACCGTGCTCATTCTGTGAACCTGGATGCTGGCCTGTGTACACAGGTGCTGAGGCTCTGGGTAGGAATCGAGGCTTCCCCAAAGAGCTTCTGTGTGGCCTCAGGACAGGTACACAGCCTCTTTAAGCCTCATTTCCCCATTTGGGACATAAGGGCACAACTGCGGAGGGTCTGTGTACCTATATGTCCACCGAGAGCAGGCCCTCCCCTTTGGCTGGTGACGCAGGGGGACAGCTGGACATGAGCCCGGCTGGAGGGGACACCCTCCGCGGGCCCCAAGTCTCAGGCGGGGCGGGCCCCGGCAGCCTGGCTCTGGCCCGGTGACCGCAGTGACTTCACCAAGAACGGCTGCGGAACACATGCTTTATTGCCCGTCCCTCGGGCCCTCAGGCGGCCGTGCCCCCTGCCATCACACGGTCGATCCAGGCCGCATAGCTCGCCACGCGCGTGTAGATGCCCGGCTTCTTGCTGTTGCCGCAAACGCGAGAGCCCGACGTCACCACACCCTCGGCCACGCCGCCGCACACCAGCGGACCCCCGGAGTCCCCCTGCGGGGCGCAGGCCGTGAGCGAGGGTCcgcgccccgcccctcccccccgCAGgcgcccaggccccgcccccgccctcgTGGCCACGCCCGACTGACTCCAAGGCCCCGCCTCCTTCCCGCCCACTGTCCGGGCCCCGCCCCAGGAGCCACCCACACGGCCTCGGCCCCGTGGTTCCGGGCCCCGCCCTCCAGCCGACTCCGCCCTCTAGCCCTCGGCCCCTCAGGCTCCCAGGCTCCGCCCCCTAGGCCCCGCCCACAGCCTCGGAGCCGCCCCTCGCGCACCTTGCAGCTGTCCCGGCGGCGGTCGCTCTCGGCGCACATCATGCGTTCGCTGACGGTGCCGTCGTGAAACCGGCGCAGGTTGCAGGTGGCGCGGTCAATCACCGGCAGGGACAGGTGCTGCAGACGGTCTGGCCGGCTGCCCCTGTGGTTGGTCACGCCCCAGCCGGCCACGTCGCAGAGCGTGCCGCCTGGCACATCGCGGTTCACCCGCTGCCAGGGTAGGGGCTGCACGGCGGGGCCCAGCGCGGCCTTCTCggacagctgggggtggggaggcgcgTCAGGCTGCGGCCGGCGGGGGCGTGCGGCAAAGCAGGGGGCGCTGCGCCCCACTGCTGGGACCGGGTGGTAGGTGGCGTCGAGGTGGGGAACGGCGGGGGCGTGCAGCAAAGCTGGACTTGGCTGGACTTGGCCTACCTGCAGTAGGAGGAGGTCGTGGTCAATGGTTTCCGGCCGGCTGTCCGGGTGGGGCACCGCGCGGAGCACGTCGTACAGGCGCTTGGAGGGCTCTGGCCGCGTCAGGGAGTGCGCGCCCAGCAGCACCTGCACTTTCCCGTCGGCCCTGGAAGCGGGGGGAGGGGTGGTGCATATCAGGGCCACCCGTGCCAAACCCAACCCCCGCCACTGCCCTTGGCCGCTCCCTGCGCCAGGCCACTCACACGTCCTCCAGGCAGTGTGCGGCGCTCAGCACCCACTGCTCCGCCACCAGGAAGCCTCCGCACACGTGCTTGCCGTCCACCTGCACGGACGCCATGTAGGGCCGCGCGTGGGACACGGCCTCGCGGCCGCCCAGGATCCGCCCACGAGGCTGCGCCGCTGCGGGTGGGCAGGTGGGCGAGAAGACTTCAGGGACTCCTGCAGCCCCGCCCTCAGCCCCCCTCCTCCGCCCCCCAGGCCGCTCCAGCCGCCCTGGGTTCCATCGTGGCGATCCCAGAGCTACAGGGAGGAATGCTGGAAAAGAGACTACAGGGACTGGCAGGGTCTGGGGCAAATTCCATGCCTACACACTGCGCTGAACAGCTTCAAtttaaacataagaaaaatgGGGTGTCCAAGCCCTTTCCTTCTCAGGTGCCAGTTTTCCCCTGAAGTCTTCGGATTCTCACTGTAGGGAGAGCTGGGGCCTGCAAGGCTCAGATTTCAAATTCAACCTTTTGATAATTCCTTATCTTTTAAAGTCTTCCATTCACTTGGACCCTGTGCCCCTTTCTGCCCACCTAGAGGGGTTGGGGGACAGTCCTGTTTGACGGAGGGGCCCCTTGCTAACTGCCCTACAGCCCTGCAGGCTGGTGGCCCCCCAGCTGCCCCCAGTCCCAGGTCCACTCACCACTCAGGGCGGCTCCTAGGAGGATCAGAGCTGCCAGGTGCGTGGGGTGATCCCTCATGATGCTGCTGTGGCCCCAACACTGGCCCAGGCTGGGCCCCAGGGTGCTTTTATGATCATGGAGGGGGCGGGCGCACCCACAGGCCTTATCTACCAGGTAGGCAGAGGCCCAGCCGGGGAAAGGGGAGCCCGCCTGCCTGCTTCCACCCTCCCTGGGGGTGGGGTCATCTCCTGCGGGAACTTGCACCAAGAGTAGACAGGCCGCTGAGggtgcctcctgcctcccaggctgGCCCTGGTGTGTGGCGCAGACCCtcggggtgggtgggaaggacacagagCTAGGAAAGGCCCCATGCCCAGCCCCCCCAGCCATCCCCCAGAGTGCCCTTCCATAGCCCCAAAGTTTCACAACAGCAGCTAGAGGCTACGGTTTGTAAACAACCCActtcctcatttctcttcccctcccttttctctcttcctcattcaACTAGGAGAGGAGGTCAGGTAGGGGTGGGAGGATAGCCGGACACCCTTGTTCCTGTCCCTTTTTTGTGGCCCTGGGCCCTCACTTCCCAAGTAGACTACCAGGAAAAGTGGTGTGTAGGAGAAGCTGTAAAAACTGTCAGACAGACAACCAACTCAAAGTGGGTGGAGCCTTCACCAAGGAAATATAAATGGAACATTCAGGGGACTACCTTCAGGCATGGCTTGATCTAGGTGCCTGAACAATGTCAGGTTCTGCCtctgctttctccttcctttcttggtggcttttcttttcttttttttgtgtgtgtgaacatatattttcaattttattgggTACATACATTAGAGTGGAATTGCTAAGTCATAtataactctgtgtttaacttttgagGAATTCACGAACTGCTTGATAAAGTGAATGCACAATTTGACTTTCAACCCGTGGTgtgtgagggttccaatttcaccacatcttcaccaacacatCTTATTGTCTGTCCTTTTGATTATAGCTATTCTGGTGGGTTAAGTAGTTCTCACTgtagtttttatttccattttcctaaaGACTGATGTTacgcatcttctcatgtgcttatggccttcatatatcttctttgctaaaatgtctattaaaatcTTTTGCTTACTGTTTAGCTGGGCTTCTTGTCttattattattgagttgtacgtgttcttttttttaaaattaaggcatcattgatatatactgtCTCATGCCGCCATCATTAATCTCCCTTGGTGGCTTTTCCCTCACCAGATGCCCCCACTGTGGCCCCAGGGGCCCCAGACTCAGCCCGGTGCCTCAGTGGTCCTTTCGCCAATCCAGCCAGTATCTCAAAGCTGCCTCCAGTGGGTCAAGTTTAGATCACATGCCCCTTCCCAAACCAATCACTGAGGAAACAGCAGGTTCTGATGAGCAGAACCTGGGTCACACAGTCCTCTGTAGTGTGGGAATGGCGGTCAGCATCTCGTGAACCTGCAGGGGTCTGGGGCCAGAAGCTTGGGATCAATCGCTGGGACAACGAAGATATTTTccccttcacttttctttttactgtgagctatttcatacatacagagaagaataaaaaacaatgtaAGAAATGTGATGTGTTAAATCCTAGTATGTTTCCTTATTAAAATCAGAAACCCTGAACCAAAGCCCATTAGGATATGGAGCCCGTGCTATGTTAAGAGTGTTAGAAATGGCAGCAAAATTTGGAAATGCAAGACAGGTCAATAAATAACCCTGAACATCCCCAGACACCTGTGCAGTAGAGTGGAAAAAGCCTTTGTAGGGCACTAGGTGGACTTCCCAAGCAGCCGGCATTTGAGGGGACTGCTGTCCAGGGAACGACCCACGACAGGTGGAGCGTCTGCCTCTGGTTTCTCCTTCCCTTGGGGACAGAGGGGACGTGAGAGAGCTGTGTCCCTGCCTCGTGGTATGTGTGGAGGGAAGGTGCCTAAGTTTAGGTGTCTCATTTATCTGCTTCCTTGGACAAAATTTTCCTTCTCCACCGTCAGACTGCTAAGCCACATGATGGCAGAGGCTGTGTCAGATGTGGTCCCTGCCTGTGTCCCCAGAGGGCTCCTTCCTGGGCTCTGGGAGGCATAAGAGGCACACGGGCCAGTCGCCTCCCCTGCTGCTCCGTCCTGTGGAGGCACAGCCTTGGGAGACATCTGCCtggcccctcccctctccccccatgGAAGCCAAAGGCTGGGGAGCTGGCCAACAGCTCGTCTCCGCACCCACTCAGCATGGCAGCACCTTACTCCTCCCTacagggaagctgaggctcagagaccgTGAGCAAGTTGCCCGGAGTCCCGGAGCTGGGACCCGAATGCAGGCTCTGGAGATGGCTCCGCACCTCCCCGCCCCTTCGCTTTCTCGTCCGTCAAAGCGGGCTGGGAGAGGACCTGCCTCGAGGGCTGGAGAGAGCGGGCCAGGTGAGCGGCTGCTTGCAGACTCACAACGGTTGCCATACCTTGTAAACACTGTGTCCCGGCTGTGGTGCTTTGTGCTCTCACCACCACCGGCAACACTACTTCACTCACGTGAACGTCGGTTTTGCAGGAGGGAAACCAGAAATGGCAACCGGCATCCTGCTGcggaggtgggggagggacttTAGCCCAAGGCCCTGGATTTTGCCGCCACCTGGTGGCAGCGTCCTCACACGATGCCCAAGACACCTGACTACTTTCAATACCCAGGAGCACAACCGACAAGCAGCGGCCCACATTCTATAAAACAGGGAGGGTTTTTATTGTGTGGGGGCTTGGCTACTGCAGCGGGCGAGGGGGCAGCCCTTTTCAGCGGATCCTGCTAGCGGGGTCCCTGGGATGCATTGGAGGCCGGTCACCGTGGCGGCGAATGATGGAGTTGATCCAGTTTGCATACTGAGCGACAGGAGCAAAGGCGTCTGGGTAGAACCCGGAGCCGCAGCCTCCCCGGATGAAGGAGTCAATGCCCTGGATCAGCCCGTTGCAGACCAGAGGCCCTCCGGAGTCCCCCTGCGGAGCCAGACAAGGTCGGGACACTAGGCTTCCAGGGCCTCCCGCCCCCTGCGCCCTTCGGGGTTGGGAAGTCCTCCTGGGGTCTGGCTGCACTCCTGGGCGGGGGCTTGGGGGGGACACAGAGTACGTACGAAACAGATGCCAGCCTGCCGGCGCGGCACCAGGGTGCACACATTCGTTTCACGGCAAAGGACGGTCACCACCGTCACGTTGAGCTCCTGCAGGATTCTGGGCGGTGGCCGGTCATTGCCCAGCTGGCCCCAGCCCATGGCCAGGCACCGCACCCCGCTTCCCACTCCTTGATTCTGGGCTGGCAGCCGGGCCACCCGCACGTTGGCATTGATGGTGGCTGACCCGTTGAGCTGCAGCGGAAGGGACAGAGTGCTGAGTGTCATGTGGGGCTGTGGGCGACAactctcccctctctgggcccaAGTTTCCCCATCTGAGGCTCCACCGTGGTTCTGGAATCTCGTGGAGCAAGATGACCACCCTGCAACACGCACCCACCCTGACCCTCAGGTTCCCCATCTGTACAGCAGTCGGGAAGGGGGAGTCCCTCCAGTCTGAAGGTGGGTGGGGAATTTTGCCCCATTTCACAAAGACAGGGACTGTCCCTGCCCTCAGCCACAGGGTGCAGATAACGAGTTTGTTGATGGACAGCTGCTCAGAGCTTCCCATTCACCTCATTGAACTCTGAGTGGCCCTGCGGGTGGGGTTTGCCtcccaggtcacagagctggaCACTGTACAGAGAGACGACCGCCATTTGAGCCGGCACTCAACTGCCCGCCCAGGTCCCCCCCCTGCCCTGCTGTCCTCACACCTGGAGAATCACGATGTCGTCTGTCAGCCTCGAGGGGTCGAAGCCGTTTTCAAAGACCCGCTCGATGGCGAATGCCTGCCGAGTGGACTCGCGCTGCCCCAGGTCGTGAGCCCCCAGCACCGCCACCACCGACCGGAAGTTTCTGCCATGGGGGAGGGACGGGACGTGACTCGAGGTGGCCCCACAGGCCCAGGACAGGCCCTGGGGGGAGACCGCAGGGGTCTGAACTGAGGGTCTGGGACCGGAAGGCGCTCCTGGGTGACTCACTGGCCATCCACGCAGTGTGCGGCTGACATGATGAACCTCGGGGCGATCAGTGTTGCGCCACAGAAGTGGCCTCCACGCAGCTGCAGGGACACCATGAAGGGCCATGCGTGCGGCTGGGCCTCCCGGCCGCCCACAATCTCTGTGGCCAGCGCAGAGCCTGAGGACACACGGTGGGGTGTGGTGAGGGCTGTggggagccccagccccaggccaggcagcCCTGGACCTCCCGCCGGAAACCACGGGGTTGGCCGGGGCTCTTGACGTGCCTCTGGCCTGGATGAGGCTCAGAGGatgggggcaggagtggggggcTCTGCAAACCCCTGCAGGGCCCAGCTAGGTCTGGGATCAAGGGACATGGCGTCCCCAGGTGGTGACCCCCATTCAGGCCCCAGCCTCACCCCTGGCAGCCGCAGTCTCCTCTGGAAAGGGGTTTCCTCATTCCCGTGGTCCCATCCCCATGGGGATGAGGGTCCAGGGCAAGTGGAAAGACAGGAACAG contains the following coding sequences:
- the LOC108395534 gene encoding neutrophil elastase-like, translating into MTWSHRPPTPALAPILLAMLLGGSALATEIVGGREAQPHAWPFMVSLQLRGGHFCGATLIAPRFIMSAAHCVDGQNFRSVVAVLGAHDLGQRESTRQAFAIERVFENGFDPSRLTDDIVILQLNGSATINANVRVARLPAQNQGVGSGVRCLAMGWGQLGNDRPPPRILQELNVTVVTVLCRETNVCTLVPRRQAGICFGDSGGPLVCNGLIQGIDSFIRGGCGSGFYPDAFAPVAQYANWINSIIRRHGDRPPMHPRDPASRIR
- the CFD gene encoding complement factor D — translated: MRDHPTHLAALILLGAALSAAQPRGRILGGREAVSHARPYMASVQVDGKHVCGGFLVAEQWVLSAAHCLEDVADGKVQVLLGAHSLTRPEPSKRLYDVLRAVPHPDSRPETIDHDLLLLQLSEKAALGPAVQPLPWQRVNRDVPGGTLCDVAGWGVTNHRGSRPDRLQHLSLPVIDRATCNLRRFHDGTVSERMMCAESDRRRDSCKGDSGGPLVCGGVAEGVVTSGSRVCGNSKKPGIYTRVASYAAWIDRVMAGGTAA